The Oncorhynchus gorbuscha isolate QuinsamMale2020 ecotype Even-year linkage group LG04, OgorEven_v1.0, whole genome shotgun sequence genome includes the window ctctctctctctctctctctctctctctctctctctctctctctgtgtctctctctctctctgtctctctctctgtctctctgtctctctctctctctctctctctctctctctctgtctctgtctctgtctctgtctctgtctctctctctctctgtctctctgtctctctctctgtctctctctctgtgtgtctctgtctctctctctctctctctctctctgtctctctctgtctctctctctctctctctctctctctctctgtgtctctctctctctgtctctctgtctctgtctctgtctctgtctctctgtctctgtctctgtctctctctgtctctgtctctctctgtctctgtctctctctctctctctctctctctctctctctctctctctctctctctctctctctctctctctctctctctctctctctctctctctctctctctctctctctctctgtgtctctgtagtctgGTGCAgtagctgtgtctctctctctctctctctgtctctctctgtctctctctctctctctctgtgtctctctctctctctctctctctctctctctctctctctctgtattggtTGAGACTGAAGACGTAGACTTCTGAGATCAGACTGTTTGTTATAAATGTATCGGAGTTCGTCTGCATCCAAAAGAAAAGACAACAGCATTCGTAGAGAACAACTATATTCTGCCATTAGTCGCCTCTCTCTCTTAGTGCATCCCCatatcatttttgttgttgttgtcatacaATAGTGAATATTATAGCCTCTTCTTATATGTAAACAGATGAATTATTTTGACATTGATAACCAAAGGAAAATACATAGAGCACAAATACTGCATGTTCTGCCAGTActcgcctctctcgctctctctctcaaaaatgTAGACACACGATACAAAGGACAAGGATCAGCGAGGAACTCGCCATTGTTCACACATACATTGCATTAGCTAGTAAACAACCACATGTTGAATTCCAAATGTTAGTCTTAAAAAGCACAATTACAATTTAATCTTGACAATAGCATCCCATTTATGAGTTGGCACTAAATGTACACCATTTTTCAAGAACAGAGTGTGTCACAACCTTTCTGCAGACGACAGAAAAAGCGTGCCTTAGCTACCTTTCTTAATGCATAAAAATGATTTGAGCACAAGCATGCATGGCAAAACGTAAGTATGCCCCTATTCCCCATAACGCAGGGATGCAAAATAAAACCTGAAACATCCTATATAAAGATATGAACCTGGTGAAAAGTATTATGAACAACTATTACACCTGAATGGAAATCAAATATGTAGCCTTAAAGCTGAGTCtttggggagatgaggagggagctAAATGCCCTGGTTTGCTGTGGGCGGTTAGCTTGTCATTGAACAAGTCTTGCACTGTCACGTAGTGTTAGACTAGTTCTACTTTTTCCGTGAGTTCACTTTTCCTTTAGAACGCATTGTGATCTACGTCTGGAGGGACACAGCCTACCCTAAACGTGATATTTTGTGCTTACATAATGAGGTTTTCACAAATACACAATGCACTTTTAAGGCAGCAAAACTGTGAACATGTCTTTCACTCGTTCAATACAGGAGGTAATGTGGTCGATTGACAACAACATAATAACCATCGAAAAATGTAAATCTACAGTCCATTTCCTTCTCCTTTTTCCACTTTAGTAAATCACCACAACACGTTTATTTTTTGCACTCTCATATCTGAGGCACAAGATCCAAGTTCAAGGAAGGATtatggggtggtgtgtgtgtgtgtgtgtgtgtgtgtgtattccactCGGGTGGTGGTGGGTCTTGTGACTGAGGCCTGATTGTGAGAGAACGTGGTCATGTGCTCTGGAGCCTTGATTCTAAAGGACTATTAGGCAATGAGCAGCACACCATCTGATCCATGCATATGATTAGCACACATGTGTTTGTATCATCATGACATAAAAGCATGACCaactttaaagggatagttctccAAAATTACAAATGTGTTTCCTTATGCTAATATCGTGGGCAACCACTTGCATTGGTTTTGTTCAATAAATACTAAAACGTTTGCATTTGGAACAGTGGCCAGgttaaacaaaaccaaagcattgctgtcttgtccatagactgcttacagaagTTAGATTACTTCTATTTAACTGGGGAATTGATTGTAATGAGCTGCAATTCACAGGACAATGTTGTAATTGTATGAGTTTGCCTAACCCTAGATGCATCCATATTCTCTACCCTTCCCCTGTAGTGTTCACTTTCACACATTCTGAATATGGGTTTAACAATGGTGTAAACTCCAGCCAATGTTTACACCAATCATATGCTTTTAAATCCATGACAGGGAGTATCCACGTGGACACTTcaggagaagggtggagaataGGCAACACAGGCTTGATTAGAGGTGGAGAATAGGTAACACTGCCTTGATTAGAGGTGGAGAATAGGTAACACAGCCTTGATTAGAGGTGGAGAATAGGTAACACAGCCTTGATTAGAGGTGGAGAATAGGTAACACGGCCTTGATTAGAGGTGGAGAATAGGTAACACGGCCTTGATTAGAGGTGGAGAATAGGTAACACTGCCTTGATTAGAGGTGGAGAATAGGTAACACGGCCTTGATTAGAGGTGGAGAATAGGCAACACAGGCTTGATTAGAGGTGGAGAATAGGTAACACAGCCTTGATTAGAGGTGGAGAATAGGTAACACGGCCTTGATTAGAGGTGGAGAATAGGCAACACAGCCTTGATTAGAGGTGGAGAATAGGTAACACGGCCTTGATTAGGGGTGGAGAATAGGTAACACAGCCTTGATTAGGGGTGGAGAATAGGCAACACAGCCTTGATTAGAGGTGGAGAATAGGTAACACAGCCTTGAtcatgttgttgttttgttttgttcttcTCTCTAGGCTGCGGGAGGCGCTCTTGCTTACGTAGGCTCTTACGTGATCAAGAGCTACAACAACTTTGACAACTTCCTGGAGGATAAGTACACACTCATCCCTGCAGCCATCATCATCACTGTGGGAGTGGTGATGTTCATCATCGGGACTGTGGGCTGCTGCGCCACCCTGAGAGAGTCCAAAGTGGGCCTGAGCTTTGTGAGTATGAGCCACCGACGCAACAAGTGGTTTCCCCTAGGTATagatctgatctaggatcagaatcACGTCCACAAATCTGAACGTTAACAATTAGTGGGGAAATTTCCAAACTGAAccaagatcagcgtctaggggaAATTTCACCCGACACCTGCCTCAGACATTGTGGTGTTGGTTCCTGGTGGGTGATGGTGAAAGGAGACATCCGTCCATCCAGATCTTTCATAAATACactttgtgtcccaaatggcaccctattcccctatatagtgcactacttttgaccagggttcataggtctctgatcaaaagtagtgtaaTCATTACATAtggtagggtgccatttgggacacacagtaGGCACTGAGGATCTCTGTGTTTGATAAGTTCTGCTGCACCACTTGTTCACGGCCTCCTTGCTGATAGCCGTCTGGTCTGCCCATCTCTTTCCAGTTCCTGATGATCCTCCTGGCCATGTTTGCAGCAGAGGTCGCTGCCCTAGTGTTTGCCTTCATTTACCAAGGCAGGGTGAGTGAACGCCACGTTTGGAAACATTTTCACCACATGCATTTCATGTATTATATGCTACAATCATATAATATTATTTAATGCTTGCAGGTACAATACTTAAATAGATATATCTTTACAGATAAAAGGTGATTTGGAGCAGTCAATGAGCGATGTGTTCCAGAAGTATGATGGGGAGAACTCTGAATCCCGGGCTGTGGATTATCTGCAGTCTCAGGTCAGTGCCACTTCCTTTATTGACAAGTTTGAATTCCCCTGATAACCAGTATGATACCAAGCAGGTCCTTGCTAGGTTTGAAAACCGAGAGACTCACTGTGCGATTAATTCCTGTGTATACAGGCACATCTTGTGGACAAATTTCCCACTCTGCCATTGATGGTCTTTGTCGTAGGCGTAAGAGGAACTTATCACTTGTTGAGTCTCTCTGTTTCAAATGTATCTGGTGCTTAACACGCACTGGCACACACAGAGATGTGATGATACAGGAAATGAGGCTTTTGTCAGCTAGGAGCTGTGAACAAgggttcttcctctctctgtattcAGTTGCAGTGCTGTGGAGTGCAGACCTACATGAACTGGACCACCATGCCCTGGTTCAGCAGCAGTAACAACACTGTGCCCATCTCCTGTTGTAAACAGAACAACACCGAGTGCACAGGCAAATTGGACCAGCCAGACCTGCTCAATACTCAGGTATAGACCAATTCAGTTCATTTCTAACTTCTAGTTTCTAAATTTGATACAATGATTTAAAATGTAATGACATTATTCtctaaccagtgtgtgtgtgtgtgtgtgtgtgtgtgtgtgtgtgtgtgtgtgtgtgtgtgtgtgtgtgtgtgtgtgtgtgtgtgttgctccagGGTTGTGAGGTTAAGCTCGAGCAGCTCCTTCAGGATGTGATGGGCTATGCCATGCTGGTCATACTTGGCTTTGCCATCATCAAGGTACTGTACCTGACTGTCCTCTGACTTTTAACATTTGATTTAATATATTCATTTCCATTATTAGACTTTGCGCCGGTGTTTGGCCTAAAGATGAAAGCTTTCGTGTTTCCACCTCTGAGGCCGGGCCCAAAAAAAGCTTTTAAAAAAGACTAAAAGTGTTAGCCCGTGGACCTACCCTGAAAGGTACCAGCCAATTTACTCTGTACTGAATTTCATTGGATATCTTTGTCCTTTTCTTTCAGTTTTTCGGgatgctcagtgtgtgtgtgatcacctGTAAAAGTGGCAGGCGAACTGGCTACCAAACCCTATATGTCTGATATGACCTGCTGTCATGAAGGATGCTTTAGAGGCTTGTCTTGCAGCAGCTCCTGACCCTTGACCCCTTGACACACCTCTCCCCGCTCCTCTCCAGCAGTGTGAGGTCATAAAGCCAAAGGACTTGTGTTTCCCACACTAATATTTTAGCATCCTTTCAGGAACATTGTCTTAATGTTTTCCTTCAGCATTCCCGGGCAGTTGTCAGGCCCACCAAACTTTAGGCAAACCACTGCCAACATTGGAAGCAATGGCAAATTACCACTCAAACGTTTAAAGAAAGGAAGTTGGCTTAAGCTTAACGGTGTTTGTAATTTGCTGCTGTACATAGTGAAAAAGAAGAAAGGATATGCACAGTGACATATCAGTACATGGAATACGTTCcatttaaaggggaaatctggtgTGACCTGggattcaacaacaacaaagaggTCACCCCTGACAGTTTTTTgataaacagctgagggatggggctggggaaaTAGTCTGACCATCAACGATATCAAATTGATAGTTTTAACCAAGTTTTGAAGCTATACAGTGATTGTTAACAATtactttgtttgtaaacaatgggGTAAAACatgcttatattttgggttctgataggATAAGACTAAGCTATATCAATGGCTATATATCATTCATTTAAAAGTCCAAAAATGCATCTTTCAATCCCATATTTCCCCTTTAAGCATTGAAATGTTGTGTTGATTCTGCCAAGTGGTTTTTCAGGTTCCAACGCATCAGGTAGTAGGCGTTATGTCTAAGATATACAGTCTTACATTGGAAAATAACTGTCAACATTCTTTTGGAAATGAATGCTTATTGTACTTGAAAGAGATATTGATTTCAATGTCCATGAACACCACTAATTTCTGCACCATTGTAGAGTATTGTGCAATTCAATGTAATCATATTCGGTTGAGTAGATGGCATACAGTTGGCCTTGCTTGTGTATATTTGATTTATAATGTATTAAAAGCTAACTacaaagacatttacattttatgCGTTTACTGATTTGACATGAAACACATTTCTACCTTTTGATTTAAAAATAACATCTATTTTCTGTCAATTATATACACAAATACTTGTTCATGACCTTTCCCAGAAAACTAGTGGGGCAAAATGCAAATTCTGAAAAGTTTGTAGGCGTTGAGTGTAGCGGTTTTCTCTCTTGGTTAGTTGATAAAGACGTGTCTATATGCACAAGATAGACAATAATTCCCAATGCACTTCTACGTCCAGTATAAACACAGATAGGGCAGCAGGCATAGTTCTCTATtgattttcatctttatttaaccaggaaagtaCCTTGAGGTTAGAGAAGTCTTGGCATGTACATTAGCAGGGAAAATGCACCCTTTTTCAAAATCAAAACAATAATTTTCAGCACCACCGCAATGtcaacatatttacatttacatttaagtcatttagcagacgctcttacataTGTGACAACAGCAGGTTTCTGTTTTGTAGTCAACAAGATAGAGGAAGATATGTGATTCCAATGGCATCATAGGGAGACACTGATGACATCATCTAGTGGGCTTCATGTGATTTTAAACAATTATGAGCAAAGTAAGTCAGTCACAAAACACTCCATTTAGAGCCAACCATAAATGTGTTCTGATGAACTGTGCCTTTTAATTGGGAATGAAACAAGTGTCACCCCCAATATTAGAATATCATGTAACTGAAG containing:
- the tspan36 gene encoding tetraspanin 36, producing MDCGIITSKTVLLLLNVIFWAAGGALAYVGSYVIKSYNNFDNFLEDKYTLIPAAIIITVGVVMFIIGTVGCCATLRESKVGLSFFLMILLAMFAAEVAALVFAFIYQGRIKGDLEQSMSDVFQKYDGENSESRAVDYLQSQLQCCGVQTYMNWTTMPWFSSSNNTVPISCCKQNNTECTGKLDQPDLLNTQGCEVKLEQLLQDVMGYAMLVILGFAIIKFFGMLSVCVITCKSGRRTGYQTLYV